One segment of Comamonas thiooxydans DNA contains the following:
- a CDS encoding NAD-dependent epimerase/dehydratase family protein, which yields MQTILGANGQIATELARELKRNYSDELKLVSRRPRKIHDTDLLEAADLLDAEQTARAVQGSSVVYFTAGLPPDTQLWEQQFPTMLHNALAASRAAGAPFVYFDNTYMYPQDAQLQTEQTAFAPVGRKGRVRAAMAERVLSEMERGEIPVLIARAPEFYGPAQTQSITNTLVIDRLKAGKTPLAPVRDDRLRTLIWTPDASRSLALLGNTPDAYGQTWHLPCDDARPNYKQLIDWASQSFGRSCRHHRLPRWALSAAGLISKPVAELQELLPRYAHDNLFDSSKFKQTFPGFAVTSYQQGLALIADEFQRNQ from the coding sequence ATGCAGACCATATTGGGCGCCAACGGACAGATCGCCACCGAGCTGGCGCGCGAACTCAAGCGCAACTACAGCGATGAGCTCAAGCTGGTGAGCCGCAGGCCGCGCAAGATACATGACACAGACCTGCTCGAAGCCGCCGACCTGCTAGATGCAGAGCAGACAGCCAGAGCCGTTCAGGGCAGCAGCGTGGTCTATTTCACCGCAGGCCTGCCTCCCGATACCCAGCTTTGGGAGCAGCAGTTTCCGACCATGCTGCACAACGCACTGGCGGCCAGCCGCGCTGCGGGCGCCCCGTTTGTCTATTTCGACAACACCTATATGTACCCGCAGGACGCACAACTGCAGACCGAGCAGACGGCATTCGCCCCCGTGGGGCGCAAAGGCCGGGTGCGCGCCGCCATGGCCGAGAGGGTGCTGTCCGAGATGGAGCGCGGGGAGATTCCCGTTCTGATCGCGCGGGCGCCCGAGTTCTACGGCCCGGCCCAGACGCAGAGCATTACCAACACTCTGGTGATTGACAGGCTCAAGGCCGGCAAGACACCGCTGGCCCCGGTGCGAGACGACCGTCTGCGCACCCTGATCTGGACCCCCGATGCCAGCCGCTCACTGGCCTTGCTGGGCAACACGCCCGATGCTTACGGCCAGACCTGGCATCTGCCATGCGACGATGCACGCCCCAACTACAAGCAGCTGATCGACTGGGCCAGCCAGAGCTTTGGCCGCTCTTGCCGCCATCACAGGCTGCCCCGCTGGGCACTGAGCGCTGCCGGCCTGATCTCCAAACCCGTGGCCGAGCTGCAAGAGCTGCTGCCCCGCTATGCCCACGACAATCTGTTTGACTCCAGCAAATTCAAGCAGACATTTCCGGGGTTTGCCGTCACCAGCTACCAGCAGGGGCTGGCGCTGATTGCCGATGAATTTCAGAGAAATCAGTAG